Proteins encoded by one window of Halomonas chromatireducens:
- the ccoO gene encoding cytochrome-c oxidase, cbb3-type subunit II, which produces MKHEIVEKNVGLLAVLILVVISFGGLAEIVPLFFQKQTTEPVEGLRPLSALELEGRDIYRREGCVGCHSQMIRPFRAETERYGHYSVAGEFIYEHNFLWGSKRTGPDLARVGGRYSDDWHRAHMYNPRDVVPGSIMPAYPWLFERTLDGNDTPRKMRALRTLGVPYTDEDIENATREVRGQQEITALVAYLQQLGTVLEGTR; this is translated from the coding sequence ATGAAACACGAGATTGTCGAAAAGAACGTAGGCCTGCTCGCCGTGTTGATCCTGGTGGTGATCAGCTTCGGCGGCCTGGCCGAGATCGTGCCGCTGTTCTTCCAGAAGCAGACCACCGAGCCGGTCGAGGGCCTGCGCCCGCTCTCTGCCCTGGAACTGGAAGGCCGTGACATCTATCGCCGGGAAGGCTGCGTCGGCTGTCACTCCCAGATGATCCGCCCGTTCCGCGCCGAGACCGAGCGCTATGGCCACTACAGCGTGGCTGGCGAGTTCATCTACGAGCACAACTTCCTTTGGGGCTCCAAGCGCACCGGTCCCGACCTGGCCCGCGTCGGTGGCCGCTACAGCGACGACTGGCACCGTGCCCACATGTACAACCCGCGTGACGTGGTGCCGGGATCGATCATGCCGGCCTACCCATGGCTCTTCGAGCGTACGCTCGATGGCAACGATACGCCGCGCAAGATGCGGGCGCTGCGCACCCTCGGCGTGCCCTATACCGACGAGGATATCGAGAACGCCACCCGCGAAGTGCGTGGGCAGCAGGAAATCACGGCCCTGGTCGCCTACCTGCAGCAGTTGGGTACCGTGCTCGAGGGCACACGCTGA
- the ccoN gene encoding cytochrome-c oxidase, cbb3-type subunit I, protein MSTALEHPTYNYKVVRQFAIMTVVWGIVGMLLGVILAAQLVWPQLNLDLPWTSFGRLRPLHTNAVIFAFGGSALMATSYYVVQRTCQTRLFSDKLAAFTFWGWQAVIVSAVITLPLGYTTTKEYAELEWPINILIAAVWVSYAIVFLMTIKQRKTSHIYVANWFFAAFILTVAVLHIVNNAAIPVTAMYSISIYSGTIDAMVQWWYGHNAVGFFLTAGFLGMMYYFVPKQAERPIYSYRLSIVHFWALIMIYMWAGPHHLHYTALPDWAQSLGMVMSIILLAPSWGGMINGMMTLSGAWHKLRTDPTLRFLVVALSFYGMSTFEGPMMAIKTVNALSHYTDWTIGHVHAGALGWVAMITIGSMYHLIPRLFGRTEMYSVGMIAVHFWLATIGTVLYIASMWVNGILQGLMWRAINPDGTLMYTFMESVEASGPGYIVRLIGGLFWIIGMLIMAYNVFKTIQRSEAVQHPIPQTA, encoded by the coding sequence ATGAGCACAGCATTAGAGCACCCGACCTACAATTACAAGGTAGTTCGGCAGTTCGCGATCATGACAGTCGTGTGGGGCATCGTGGGCATGCTCCTCGGCGTCATCCTTGCCGCACAGCTGGTTTGGCCGCAACTCAACCTCGACCTGCCCTGGACGAGTTTTGGCCGCCTGCGCCCGCTGCACACCAACGCCGTCATCTTTGCCTTCGGTGGTTCGGCGCTGATGGCAACCTCCTATTATGTCGTGCAGCGTACCTGTCAGACGCGCCTGTTCTCCGACAAGCTGGCAGCCTTCACCTTCTGGGGCTGGCAGGCGGTGATCGTATCGGCAGTGATCACCCTGCCGCTTGGCTACACCACCACCAAGGAGTATGCCGAGCTGGAGTGGCCAATCAATATCCTGATCGCCGCAGTATGGGTCAGCTATGCCATCGTCTTCCTGATGACCATCAAGCAGCGCAAGACGTCGCACATCTATGTCGCCAACTGGTTCTTCGCCGCCTTCATCCTGACCGTGGCCGTGCTGCACATCGTCAACAATGCCGCGATCCCGGTCACCGCCATGTATTCGATCTCCATCTACTCCGGCACCATCGATGCCATGGTGCAGTGGTGGTACGGGCACAACGCGGTCGGCTTCTTCCTCACCGCCGGCTTCCTCGGCATGATGTACTACTTCGTTCCCAAGCAGGCCGAGCGCCCCATCTACTCCTACAGGCTATCCATCGTCCATTTCTGGGCGCTGATCATGATCTACATGTGGGCAGGCCCACACCACCTGCACTACACCGCCCTGCCCGACTGGGCCCAGTCGCTGGGCATGGTGATGTCGATCATCCTGCTGGCGCCCTCCTGGGGCGGCATGATCAACGGGATGATGACGCTCTCCGGCGCCTGGCATAAGCTGCGCACCGACCCGACCCTGCGCTTCCTGGTGGTTGCCCTGTCATTCTACGGCATGTCCACCTTCGAAGGACCGATGATGGCGATCAAGACGGTCAACGCTTTGTCGCACTACACCGACTGGACCATCGGCCACGTCCATGCCGGCGCACTCGGCTGGGTGGCAATGATTACCATCGGCTCCATGTACCACCTGATCCCGCGCCTGTTCGGTCGCACCGAAATGTATTCGGTCGGCATGATTGCAGTGCATTTCTGGCTGGCTACCATTGGAACGGTACTCTATATCGCCTCCATGTGGGTCAATGGCATCCTGCAAGGCCTGATGTGGCGCGCCATCAACCCCGACGGCACCCTGATGTACACCTTCATGGAGTCCGTCGAGGCCAGCGGTCCGGGCTATATCGTGCGCCTGATCGGCGGCCTGTTCTGGATTATCGGCATGCTGATCATGGCCTACAACGTCTTCAAGACCATCCAGCGCAGCGAAGCCGTGCAACATCCGATTCCGCAGACCGCCTGA